The nucleotide sequence GTGTCTTCGACTCTGGGGTGTAGATTTGATACCAGGGCTGGCCACCGATGCCGCGCAGATTCACGGCTTGCACGGTGGGCGCGGGGTTGCTGAGCTTGGCAGTGGCTTCTGCGACGCTGATGCGGATGGCGTTCACGTCCATGCCACCGCCGGAGGGCTTCGCCTGCGGTGGCGGGGCCTGCGTGCGTGTCATGACGTTATGAATCACCCCACTGCCAGCGGCCATGAGGACGGAGATACTGAAGAAGAGGCCGAGCCAGCGGTGGAGCTTGCGGATGGTGCGGGGATTCATGTGAGAGTGATCGAGTGAGGCGGCTTCTTTTGGAGCCGCGACACGATGAAGCCAGTGAAAAGTACCGTCGCGAATGGTGCGAGGCCGATTTTGAGGTTCGCGCCGATCCGGGGCAGGCTCTGGCCGCTGGTGATGAGCGCAGTGGGCAGGGTGAGGGCCATGCAATACTTCAAACCAAAGACCCAACCCGCATGCAGGCCGATGGGCAGCCACAGACGGCCACTGCGCAGCCGAGCAAAGGCCAAAACAGCCCCCACAGCGGTCAGCGTGAGGAATTCTGCCACGAAAAAGCGCCAGTCGCCAAAGCCGCTGAAGAGCTGACTTAGCACGGCGAATCCGCTATGCCAGCGCACAGCCTCATCCGCGAGCTGCCAGCTCTCTGGTGGGCGCAAAAAGTGCACAATGGCGAAAATGAAGGATACACCAGCAAAAAGCCTGCCGCGTGCTCATGCTGCGAAGCAGGATGCCGAGCAGTGCGCCGCGAAAAAAACAGCTCTTCGATGATTCCTGCGCCCAATGCGGCCGTGAGATGCGGCGCGAGCCGTAGCCAAGCCGCGTCCGCTTTGAGCTGATACACGCCACTTTGGATAAAAAGCAGCCCCAGGCCAAAAAGTAGCCCCGCCGCTAGTGCGAAGCCGGTGAGCGCTTCTTTGATCCCAGTGCCCACAGGCACCACCGGAGGCCACACACGCCGATCCAGCCGGATGAGCCGCATGAGCGGCCACAGTAGCCCCAGCGCGAGCACCAGCACGGCCCGGTTGAAGTAGCGAGTGAAGCTAGCGCGGCGGATCTCATCCAGCAGCCACTGCGTGATGCCTAGATCACGCAGCGAGGAGCCGCTGAGCCATGCCTGAGCCCATTTCCCCAAATCAAAGAGCAGCGGCGCGAGGAGTGCCCCGCCGATAAGTACGGCGGCGAGGTAGCCGAGCAGGGGCGGCAGGGCAGAACGAGATGGACCGGGAGGTTGCATGCGCGGGGTGACTATCGCATGCTAGCCTCGCATCAATCTATGAAAAAAAACCAAGCGCACGAATGGCACGAATCCATCCCCGAAGGAGGCAAGCGCTATGTGCGTGCCTCTTGGGACTTCCGAAACTGGATCTGGCACTACCTGATCGAGCCCGAGAACTGACGGAGGTGATGCCGCGTGGCGCGGCCGCCGGTCGTGAAGTGGCTGCGCAGGTGGAAAAAGGTGCCCGCGTGCTGGTGGCTGTGCGCGGTGGTCAGGCGGAGGACAGCGCCTTTGCCAGTGCAGCGGAGGCGGAGCTGAGAAATCGCGGCGCGAGCGTGCTCGCCGTCGTGCAGGGCGAGCCGCGTGATGCCCGTGCCGCGCTGCGGCGCATCGCCGAGGCTGGCGGCGGGCTGGACTACATCGCCGGCACGGATGTGACTGCGGGGTGGCTGGTCTTTAGCGATCTGGGCGCGGATTTCCCGTCGATGAAGGACGCACGCGTGCTCCAGCCACGCAGCACACGCTGGCCGGTGTTTTTGACTGCGGAGAATTTGCTCAATGTCGCCAGCCAGATCGCGGTGATCGCCATTTTGGCCATCGGCATGACGATGGTGATCGTGGCAGGCGGGATCGACCTGAGCGTGGGCAGTCTCATCGCCCTGAGCGCGGTGGTGACGACACTGGTGATCCGTGATGCCTACGGCGGCACCAGCGCGGGCACCGTGGGCATGCTGGCGGCAGGCGCATGCGGGGTGGCGGTATGCGGCGCATGCGGTTGGTTGAATGGAGTGCTCATCACGCGGCTACGGCTACCAGCCTTCATCGTCACGCTGGCGCTGATGCTGGTGTGCAGTGGCCTGTCGTTCCGCCTGGCGGAGAATCAGAGCGTGTATCAGGTGCCAGAGAGCTTCATCTGGCTGGGACGCGGCGCGGATCTGGCTGGTGTGCCGAATGCAGTGCTA is from Verrucomicrobiaceae bacterium and encodes:
- a CDS encoding CPBP family intramembrane metalloprotease; the encoded protein is MHFLRPPESWQLADEAVRWHSGFAVLSQLFSGFGDWRFFVAEFLTLTAVGAVLAFARLRSGRLWLPIGLHAGWVFGLKYCMALTLPTALITSGQSLPRIGANLKIGLAPFATVLFTGFIVSRLQKKPPHSITLT
- a CDS encoding ABC transporter permease, with the translated sequence MARIHPRRRQALCACLLGLPKLDLALPDRARELTEVMPRGAAAGREVAAQVEKGARVLVAVRGGQAEDSAFASAAEAELRNRGASVLAVVQGEPRDARAALRRIAEAGGGLDYIAGTDVTAGWLVFSDLGADFPSMKDARVLQPRSTRWPVFLTAENLLNVASQIAVIAILAIGMTMVIVAGGIDLSVGSLIALSAVVTTLVIRDAYGGTSAGTVGMLAAGACGVAVCGACGWLNGVLITRLRLPAFIVTLALMLVCSGLSFRLAENQSVYQVPESFIWLGRGADLAGVPNAVLLMLLLYAVAHVLMTQTALGRHLYAVGGNAEAAMISGVPVQRVTVLAYTLCGLLAGLGGVVMASQLKSGSGTFGTKYELYAIAAAVVGGTSLSGGRGTMLGTLLGAFVIAVIQNGMNLTNVESNTQNIVLGAVILLAVVAERRR